One Methylobacterium sp. AMS5 genomic region harbors:
- a CDS encoding DUF427 domain-containing protein: protein MKEPGPAHPITITPHPTPVRVRLGGRIVAETRRALKLCEAGYEPVLYLPREDVAADALAPNPRRTFCPYKGEAFYFDLSVGGATREAAAWSYENPFPAVARIRGHVAFYPDRVDAIEA from the coding sequence ATGAAGGAACCCGGCCCCGCCCACCCGATCACCATCACGCCCCACCCGACACCCGTGCGGGTGCGGCTCGGCGGGCGCATCGTCGCCGAGACGCGGCGGGCGCTGAAACTGTGCGAGGCGGGCTACGAGCCCGTTCTCTACCTCCCGCGCGAGGATGTCGCTGCGGACGCGCTCGCCCCGAATCCGCGGCGGACCTTTTGCCCCTACAAGGGCGAAGCCTTCTATTTCGACCTAAGCGTCGGCGGCGCGACCCGGGAAGCGGCGGCGTGGTCCTACGAGAACCCGTTTCCGGCGGTGGCCCGCATCCGCGGCCACGTCGCCTTCTATCCCGACCGGGTCGATGCCATCGAGGCGTGA
- a CDS encoding glutathione peroxidase yields MTIRRRDCLAMLAVLASSRAHAAEAGPAGAFAFEKPEGGGLPLSAYADKPILVVNTATACGYAPQFVGLQGLWTRFGGRGLTVIAVPSPDFGNQEPLDGAAIADAARKNHGVTFPVTDKTHVRGPAAHPFYRWAAEQKPGQSPQWNFHKYLVGRDGTLRAAFATQVDPSDPRIVSAIVAELGQA; encoded by the coding sequence ATGACGATTCGCCGCCGGGACTGCCTCGCGATGCTCGCCGTTCTCGCGTCGAGCCGCGCCCATGCCGCGGAAGCCGGGCCGGCGGGCGCCTTCGCCTTCGAAAAGCCGGAGGGCGGCGGCCTTCCGCTCTCGGCCTATGCCGACAAACCCATCCTCGTGGTCAACACCGCCACCGCCTGCGGTTACGCTCCGCAATTCGTCGGACTTCAAGGCCTCTGGACCCGTTTCGGCGGGCGGGGCCTGACGGTGATCGCGGTGCCCTCGCCCGATTTCGGCAATCAGGAGCCGCTCGACGGCGCCGCCATCGCCGATGCCGCGCGAAAGAACCACGGCGTCACCTTCCCGGTCACGGACAAGACTCATGTGCGGGGGCCCGCCGCCCATCCGTTCTACCGCTGGGCGGCCGAGCAGAAGCCGGGGCAGAGCCCGCAATGGAACTTCCACAAATATCTCGTCGGCCGTGACGGCACCCTGCGCGCTGCCTTCGCGACCCAGGTCGATCCGAGCGATCCGCGCATCGTCAGCGCCATCGTCGCGGAACTGGGACAGGCCTGA
- a CDS encoding DUF6880 family protein, translated as MARRAKVAVESGASAKAPTQSKPPKKSRSTTPTAETLAALSQERLIALILEEVGQSAPFKKRVSAAIAALQGPDRVAALIDRRLSALEKARGYIDWQKRRAFASDLDATLATILSDLKPLDAGMALDRLLRFLRSAGVTLERVDDSSGQVHGIFEAAAEAAAGLAAGLSADAALGFATRALDGLDDDGFGLVGALLVDLLPKLPKAALQPLDAHLVDALAKLPASAKKKTGPAVFEMAGQEWERRYHRLSLTRLRQVIADARGDADAFIALELEMSPERPDLPAVAERLLAAGRASEALDWIRRKQKRGTVVMTREDLIVGGFDPEGPEREREAVEIRILDALGRKDKAQDLRWSRFEKSLDPQALRDYLARLPDFEDEEALERAFVHAANRKDPHGGLYFLIRWPNLDRAARLVLDRRDAWSGRIWELLAPAAEALEPDHPLAASVLYRALIDDILERGRSPAYGHGARHLMRLGELARELASGDLTPSHAEYVAQLRKAHGRKSGFWSQVEG; from the coding sequence ATGGCGCGACGGGCGAAGGTGGCGGTCGAGAGCGGGGCGTCGGCGAAAGCGCCTACCCAATCGAAGCCGCCCAAAAAATCCCGTAGCACCACGCCGACGGCTGAAACTCTCGCGGCGCTCAGCCAGGAGCGGCTCATCGCCCTGATCCTCGAAGAGGTCGGCCAGAGTGCGCCGTTCAAGAAGCGGGTGAGTGCCGCGATTGCCGCTCTCCAAGGGCCCGACAGGGTGGCGGCCTTGATCGACCGCCGCCTCTCGGCGCTGGAAAAGGCCCGCGGCTACATCGATTGGCAGAAGCGCCGGGCTTTCGCCTCCGACCTCGATGCCACGCTCGCGACCATCCTCTCCGACCTGAAGCCGCTCGATGCCGGCATGGCCCTCGACCGGCTGCTGCGCTTCCTCCGGAGCGCCGGCGTCACGCTGGAGCGGGTCGATGACTCCAGCGGGCAGGTGCACGGCATCTTCGAGGCCGCCGCCGAAGCCGCCGCAGGCCTCGCGGCGGGGCTCTCGGCGGATGCCGCGCTGGGCTTCGCGACCCGCGCACTCGACGGTCTCGACGATGATGGCTTCGGCCTCGTCGGCGCGCTGCTGGTCGATCTCCTGCCGAAGCTGCCGAAGGCCGCGCTCCAACCGCTCGATGCACATCTGGTCGACGCCCTCGCCAAGCTTCCGGCGTCGGCCAAGAAGAAGACCGGACCGGCGGTCTTCGAGATGGCCGGGCAGGAATGGGAGCGGCGCTACCACCGCTTGAGCCTCACCCGCCTGCGTCAGGTCATCGCCGACGCCCGCGGCGATGCCGACGCGTTCATCGCCCTCGAACTGGAGATGTCGCCCGAGCGGCCCGATCTCCCGGCGGTGGCCGAGCGGCTGCTTGCGGCAGGCCGCGCCAGCGAGGCCCTCGACTGGATTCGCCGCAAGCAGAAGCGCGGCACGGTCGTGATGACGCGCGAGGATCTGATCGTCGGCGGATTCGATCCCGAAGGCCCCGAACGCGAGCGTGAGGCCGTCGAGATCCGCATCCTCGACGCGCTCGGCCGCAAGGACAAGGCGCAAGATTTACGCTGGTCGCGGTTCGAGAAGAGCCTCGATCCGCAGGCGCTGCGCGATTACCTCGCCCGCCTGCCGGATTTCGAGGACGAGGAGGCGCTGGAGCGTGCCTTCGTTCACGCCGCGAACCGCAAGGACCCGCATGGCGGCCTCTACTTCCTGATCCGCTGGCCGAATCTGGACCGCGCCGCCCGCCTCGTGCTCGACCGGCGCGACGCATGGTCGGGCCGGATCTGGGAGTTGCTCGCCCCGGCCGCCGAGGCGCTGGAGCCGGACCATCCGCTGGCGGCGAGCGTGCTCTATCGCGCGCTCATCGACGACATCCTCGAACGCGGCCGCTCGCCCGCCTACGGCCACGGCGCCCGCCATCTGATGCGTCTGGGCGAACTCGCGCGGGAACTTGCGTCGGGCGACCTGACGCCGAGCCACGCCGAGTACGTGGCGCAGCTTCGCAAGGCACACGGGCGCAAGTCGGGGTTCTGGTCGCAGGTGGAAGGGTAG
- a CDS encoding methyltransferase domain-containing protein, giving the protein MNESAPLFDPALVRRRIARAQRSGYAGFLLERVAEDLEDRLAAVTRPFPLGLDLGTPLPLVAERLLQSGRVERMIRLAPVSGPGSSIVGDPELLPFGGNAGFDLAVSALALQHVNDLPGALLQLRRALKPDGLFLAGLLGGATLTELRQAFLQAESETEGGASPRVAPFAELRDLGGLLQRAGFALPVVDADTITVRYGDPFSLMRDLRAMGLTNALHDRRRAPLRRATLMRAAAIYAERFSDADGRLRATFEILWLSGWAPHESQQKPLRPGSAKTRLADALGAAEHRFPIREEPA; this is encoded by the coding sequence ATGAACGAGTCCGCCCCCCTGTTTGATCCCGCCCTTGTTCGACGACGCATCGCGCGTGCCCAGAGATCGGGTTATGCCGGCTTCCTGCTTGAGCGGGTCGCCGAGGATCTGGAGGATCGTCTGGCGGCGGTCACCCGCCCCTTTCCCCTCGGGCTCGATCTCGGCACGCCGCTTCCCCTCGTGGCCGAGCGCCTGTTGCAGAGCGGCCGGGTCGAGCGGATGATCCGTCTCGCTCCGGTCTCCGGACCCGGCAGCTCCATAGTCGGCGACCCTGAATTGCTGCCGTTCGGTGGAAATGCCGGGTTCGACCTCGCGGTGTCGGCCCTGGCGCTTCAGCACGTCAACGATCTGCCGGGCGCCCTGCTGCAACTGCGCCGGGCGCTCAAGCCAGACGGCCTGTTCCTCGCCGGCCTGCTTGGCGGGGCGACGCTGACGGAGCTGCGCCAAGCCTTCCTCCAGGCCGAGAGCGAGACCGAAGGCGGCGCGAGCCCGCGCGTGGCGCCCTTTGCCGAACTGCGCGACCTCGGCGGCCTGCTTCAGAGGGCGGGCTTTGCCCTGCCGGTGGTGGACGCGGACACCATCACCGTTCGCTACGGCGACCCCTTCTCGCTGATGCGCGATCTGCGCGCCATGGGGCTGACCAACGCCCTGCACGACCGCCGCCGTGCGCCGCTGCGCCGGGCGACGCTGATGCGGGCCGCCGCGATCTATGCCGAGCGCTTCTCCGACGCGGACGGGCGGCTGCGGGCGACCTTCGAGATTCTGTGGCTGTCCGGCTGGGCACCGCATGAGAGCCAGCAGAAGCCGCTTCGGCCCGGCAGCGCCAAGACGCGGCTCGCGGATGCGCTCGGTGCCGCCGAGCATCGGTTTCCGATCCGGGAGGAGCCGGCATGA
- a CDS encoding ComF family protein, which yields MAAPGLPALRVGARRIASTVISLIYPPTCVSCGAATGQPHALCAACWSGLRLIERPYCERLGTPFALDLGVGRLLSPGAIAEPPAFGRARAVAVYEGAARDLVHRLKYNDRLDLAWTMARMMASAGRELLDEAELILPVPLHGLRLWRRRFNQSALLAREIARVSGTKCDLRALARVKATRPQVGLTRHQRAMNLQGAFRVSGDARSRIAGRRLLLIDDVATTGATGNAAARVLLRGGAASVDLLTFATVTRDGL from the coding sequence ATGGCAGCGCCCGGTCTTCCCGCTCTGCGGGTCGGCGCGCGGCGCATCGCTTCGACCGTCATCAGTCTGATTTATCCGCCGACCTGCGTGTCTTGCGGAGCGGCGACCGGTCAGCCGCATGCTCTCTGCGCCGCCTGCTGGAGTGGTCTGCGGCTGATCGAGCGGCCCTATTGCGAGCGGCTCGGCACTCCTTTCGCCTTGGATCTCGGCGTCGGCCGCCTGTTGTCGCCCGGCGCTATCGCCGAACCACCGGCCTTCGGTCGGGCGCGGGCCGTCGCGGTCTACGAGGGCGCCGCACGCGACCTCGTTCATCGTCTCAAATACAACGACCGGCTCGATCTCGCCTGGACCATGGCCCGCATGATGGCCTCGGCCGGGCGTGAGCTGCTGGACGAGGCCGAATTGATCCTGCCCGTGCCTCTGCACGGCCTGCGCCTCTGGCGGCGGCGCTTCAACCAGTCGGCCCTGCTGGCTCGAGAGATCGCCCGGGTTTCGGGAACAAAGTGCGATCTGCGGGCGCTCGCCCGCGTGAAGGCGACCCGGCCCCAGGTCGGCCTGACCCGCCATCAGCGCGCGATGAATCTTCAGGGCGCTTTCCGAGTGTCGGGCGACGCGCGATCGCGGATCGCCGGACGCCGCCTTCTGCTGATCGACGACGTGGCCACGACGGGTGCCACGGGCAATGCCGCCGCACGTGTGCTGCTGCGCGGCGGGGCGGCGAGCGTCGATCTCCTCACCTTTGCGACGGTGACGCGGGATGGGCTGTAA
- a CDS encoding DUF2188 domain-containing protein yields the protein MTEVTYHIVEHDGGFAYKVGDVFSETFPSRADALQAAQAAAAEQQVPGSTEGIRYQDGSGQWHDETAQGNDRPVAKVAED from the coding sequence ATGACCGAGGTGACCTACCATATCGTCGAGCACGACGGCGGCTTCGCCTACAAGGTCGGAGACGTGTTCTCGGAGACCTTTCCGAGCCGGGCGGACGCGTTGCAGGCGGCGCAGGCTGCAGCTGCCGAGCAGCAGGTGCCGGGCTCGACCGAAGGCATCCGCTACCAAGACGGGAGCGGCCAGTGGCACGACGAGACCGCGCAGGGCAACGACCGGCCCGTAGCCAAGGTCGCGGAGGACTGA
- a CDS encoding MFS transporter, translated as MASFKTVMKSGHPPTLFAAFLYFDFCFAIWVLNGAMGPFITETYGLTPAQTGFMISLPILAGAIMRFPLGILAQYIGRKNAALTEMGVIVLAMAYGFFFVSSYNDVLAMGVLLGIAGASFGVALSLGSGWFPPEHKGLAMGIAGAGNSGTVLAVLFAPPLAQAYGWQAVYGFAGLVMIIPILVMIVLAKEPPDCHGQTFKEHVSCLFTKDGWSFSLIYIITFGGFIGLSNFLPTFFYEQFGVTKVEAGRLTMLAALMGSGIRILGGYFADRMGGILVLSLVLLAAIGSFLALTTTPSLAVTTLLFMLCFAALGAGNGALFQLVPLRWPTNTAVAGSMIGEVGALGGAILPNVMGFSKQYTGGFATGFVAYALFTGLVLGCLFLWQRKWVGAWVGPRGKVLDQPAEAKVQAGGGMEPASA; from the coding sequence ATGGCATCCTTCAAGACCGTGATGAAGTCGGGCCACCCCCCGACCCTGTTCGCCGCCTTCCTCTATTTCGATTTCTGCTTCGCGATCTGGGTGCTCAACGGCGCCATGGGTCCGTTCATCACCGAGACCTACGGCCTGACCCCGGCCCAGACCGGCTTCATGATCTCGCTGCCGATCCTGGCCGGCGCGATCATGCGCTTTCCGCTCGGGATCCTCGCCCAGTATATCGGCCGCAAGAACGCGGCGCTGACGGAGATGGGCGTCATCGTTCTGGCGATGGCCTACGGCTTCTTCTTCGTCTCCTCCTACAACGACGTGCTCGCCATGGGCGTGCTGCTCGGCATCGCCGGCGCCTCGTTCGGCGTGGCGCTCTCGCTCGGCTCGGGCTGGTTCCCGCCGGAGCACAAGGGGCTCGCCATGGGCATCGCCGGGGCCGGCAATTCCGGCACCGTGCTCGCCGTGCTGTTCGCGCCGCCGCTGGCACAGGCCTATGGCTGGCAGGCGGTCTACGGCTTTGCCGGCCTCGTGATGATCATCCCGATCCTCGTGATGATTGTCCTCGCCAAGGAGCCGCCGGACTGCCACGGCCAGACCTTCAAGGAGCATGTCTCCTGCCTGTTCACCAAGGACGGCTGGTCGTTCTCGCTGATCTACATCATCACCTTCGGCGGCTTCATCGGACTGTCGAACTTCCTGCCGACCTTCTTCTACGAGCAGTTCGGGGTCACGAAGGTCGAAGCCGGGCGCCTCACGATGCTGGCCGCCCTGATGGGTTCCGGCATCCGCATCCTCGGCGGCTACTTCGCCGACCGGATGGGCGGCATCCTCGTCCTCTCCCTGGTGCTGCTGGCCGCGATCGGCTCGTTCCTGGCGCTGACCACCACGCCCTCGCTCGCCGTGACGACGTTGCTGTTCATGCTCTGCTTTGCCGCACTCGGTGCGGGCAACGGGGCGCTGTTCCAGCTCGTGCCCCTGCGCTGGCCGACCAACACTGCGGTCGCCGGCTCGATGATCGGCGAGGTCGGGGCGCTCGGCGGCGCGATCCTGCCCAACGTCATGGGCTTCTCGAAGCAATATACTGGCGGTTTCGCCACCGGCTTCGTGGCCTACGCCCTGTTCACCGGCCTCGTGCTCGGCTGCCTGTTCCTGTGGCAGCGCAAGTGGGTCGGCGCCTGGGTTGGGCCCCGCGGCAAGGTTCTCGACCAGCCGGCCGAGGCGAAGGTCCAGGCCGGGGGCGGCATGGAACCGGCAAGCGCCTGA
- a CDS encoding SIMPL domain-containing protein (The SIMPL domain is named for its presence in mouse protein SIMPL (signalling molecule that associates with mouse pelle-like kinase). Bacterial member BP26, from Brucella, was shown to assemble into a channel-like structure, while YggE from E. coli has been associated with resistance to oxidative stress.), whose translation MKFFSALAVPLLLLTVAAPAMADDETGRIRVIGRASEEVAPDFASVEIGVETRGATPAAALDAASQAAKGIVASAKEMGVAEADIGTSSITLQLRTKAVRQPDGTMGERDDGYTAGNRVRVRLAEMGKLGELMRRTLESGANRIQGISFGLRDPAAAEAAVQVAAVKDARAQAERIAEATGVKLGTVVSIESPPRAESPRPMPYGMAMKAAAPRGRTAVPVVAGSIETSAEVDAVFAIGR comes from the coding sequence GTGAAGTTCTTTTCCGCGCTTGCCGTTCCCCTCCTGCTTCTCACCGTGGCGGCGCCCGCCATGGCCGACGACGAGACCGGCCGCATCCGGGTGATCGGCCGGGCCTCCGAGGAGGTCGCGCCGGATTTTGCCTCCGTCGAGATCGGCGTCGAGACCCGCGGCGCCACGCCGGCCGCCGCCCTCGATGCCGCGAGCCAGGCGGCGAAAGGCATCGTCGCGAGCGCAAAGGAGATGGGCGTGGCGGAGGCCGATATCGGCACTTCCTCGATCACCCTCCAGCTGCGGACCAAGGCCGTCCGCCAGCCCGACGGAACGATGGGCGAGCGGGACGACGGTTACACGGCGGGCAACCGCGTGCGGGTGCGCTTGGCCGAGATGGGCAAGCTCGGCGAATTGATGCGGCGCACTCTCGAATCCGGCGCCAACCGGATCCAGGGGATCAGCTTCGGCCTGCGCGACCCGGCCGCGGCGGAAGCCGCCGTGCAGGTCGCCGCGGTCAAGGATGCGCGCGCCCAGGCCGAGCGCATCGCCGAGGCGACCGGTGTGAAACTCGGTACCGTCGTCTCGATCGAATCGCCACCGCGGGCCGAATCGCCCCGCCCCATGCCCTACGGCATGGCGATGAAGGCGGCGGCCCCCCGTGGCCGCACCGCCGTGCCGGTCGTGGCAGGGTCGATCGAAACCTCGGCCGAGGTCGATGCCGTGTTCGCGATCGGCCGATGA
- a CDS encoding (deoxy)nucleoside triphosphate pyrophosphohydrolase: protein MSTPLKLLLVVAAALVDADGRVLMAQRPEGKALAGLWEFPGGKVEPGERPEETLIRELAEELGITVKEPCLAPLTFASHAYPDFHLLMPLYICRRWEGLPQSREAQALRWVRPGALRDLPMPPADLPLIPFLIDLLGP from the coding sequence ATGAGCACGCCGCTCAAGCTCCTGCTCGTCGTCGCGGCGGCCCTGGTCGATGCCGACGGGCGGGTGCTGATGGCCCAGCGCCCCGAGGGCAAGGCGCTGGCCGGCCTGTGGGAGTTTCCCGGCGGCAAGGTCGAGCCCGGCGAGCGGCCGGAGGAGACGCTGATCCGCGAACTCGCCGAGGAACTCGGCATCACGGTGAAGGAGCCCTGCCTTGCGCCGCTGACCTTCGCGAGCCACGCCTACCCGGATTTCCACCTTCTGATGCCGCTCTACATCTGTCGGCGCTGGGAGGGGCTTCCGCAGTCGCGCGAGGCGCAGGCACTCCGCTGGGTGCGGCCGGGGGCTTTGCGCGATCTGCCGATGCCGCCGGCCGATCTGCCGCTGATCCCCTTCCTGATCGATCTGCTCGGACCCTGA
- the argJ gene encoding bifunctional glutamate N-acetyltransferase/amino-acid acetyltransferase ArgJ, whose protein sequence is MSSTEISPLAPATSPSLPEIAGVRIATAQAGIRYKNRTDVLYVALAERTEVAGVFTRSRCPSAPVDWCRDALKSGKGARALVVNSGNANAFTGLKGREAVALTADIAGRAAACAPEAVMIASTGVIGEPLDARKFEGVLAECAARAEGGAEAWAQAAQAIMTTDTFPKLATRRAEIDGVPVTINGIAKGAGMIAPDMATMLSFAFTDAALPQAVLQELLSAGTKTSFNCVTVDGDTSTSDTLLLFATGAAGNAAVTRADDPRLAGFRAALDDLLIELAQLVARDGEGANKLVTVEVEGAESDPSAHRIAMSIANSPLVKTAVAGEDANWGRVVMAVGKAGEPADRDRLAIWFGDVRVAVRGARDPDYSEEAASAVMRRPEITVRVDLGLGQGRARVWTCDLTKAYVAINGDYRS, encoded by the coding sequence ATGTCATCCACCGAGATCTCCCCCCTGGCACCCGCCACCTCGCCGTCGCTGCCGGAGATCGCGGGCGTGCGCATCGCCACGGCGCAGGCCGGCATCCGCTACAAGAACCGCACGGACGTCCTCTACGTCGCCCTGGCCGAGCGCACGGAAGTGGCGGGAGTGTTCACCCGCTCGCGCTGCCCCTCCGCGCCGGTGGATTGGTGCCGGGACGCCCTGAAGTCTGGCAAGGGCGCGCGGGCGCTCGTGGTCAACTCGGGGAACGCCAACGCCTTCACCGGGCTCAAAGGGCGTGAGGCCGTGGCGCTGACCGCCGACATCGCCGGCCGGGCCGCCGCTTGCGCCCCGGAGGCGGTGATGATCGCCTCCACCGGCGTGATCGGCGAGCCGCTCGACGCGCGCAAGTTCGAGGGCGTGCTGGCCGAGTGCGCCGCGCGCGCCGAGGGCGGTGCCGAGGCCTGGGCGCAGGCGGCGCAGGCGATCATGACGACCGACACCTTCCCGAAGCTCGCCACCCGCCGCGCCGAGATCGACGGGGTGCCGGTGACGATCAACGGCATCGCCAAGGGCGCGGGCATGATCGCCCCCGACATGGCCACGATGCTCTCCTTTGCCTTCACCGACGCGGCTCTGCCGCAGGCCGTGCTCCAGGAACTCTTGAGCGCGGGCACCAAGACCTCGTTCAACTGCGTGACGGTGGACGGCGACACCTCCACCTCCGACACGCTGCTGCTCTTCGCCACGGGTGCTGCCGGCAATGCGGCGGTGACACGGGCGGACGATCCGCGGCTCGCCGGCTTCCGGGCCGCTTTGGACGACTTGCTGATCGAACTCGCGCAGCTCGTCGCCCGCGACGGGGAGGGCGCCAACAAGCTCGTGACCGTCGAGGTCGAGGGCGCCGAGAGCGATCCATCCGCCCACCGCATCGCCATGTCGATTGCCAACTCGCCGCTGGTGAAGACCGCGGTGGCCGGCGAGGATGCCAATTGGGGCCGCGTCGTGATGGCGGTCGGCAAGGCCGGCGAGCCCGCCGACCGCGACCGCCTCGCGATCTGGTTCGGCGACGTGCGCGTCGCGGTGCGGGGCGCCCGCGATCCCGATTACAGCGAGGAGGCGGCCAGCGCCGTGATGCGGCGGCCCGAGATCACCGTGCGGGTCGATCTCGGCCTCGGCCAGGGCCGGGCGCGCGTCTGGACCTGCGACCTCACCAAGGCCTACGTCGCCATCAACGGGGACTATCGCTCGTGA